Proteins from one Nicotiana tabacum cultivar K326 chromosome 23, ASM71507v2, whole genome shotgun sequence genomic window:
- the LOC107831641 gene encoding beta-1,3-galactosyltransferase 7 isoform X1: MKNRNRGKVSPNWIAILCIFSFALGMLFSNRFSGKILGDHFNHSDAYLTFVDFNVLFWLKQFDFLEYLYIFLFLDYFVCGDHCIIRVWTPPESDGRIMFGRRHKQEIDLASVSDDCDTKNSQKEDIVGEFNKAQVAIHSLDNSIAKIQSELPSIRRTEAVPSTSADSERNGTRKKAFMVIGINTAFSSRRRRDSIRETWMPQGEKLLRLEQEKGIIVRFMIGHSATSNSILDRAIDSEDDQHKDILRLDHIEGYHELSAKTKAFFSAGVAKWDAEFYVKVDDDVHVNLGTLAATLARHRLKPRVYTGCMKSGPVLYKKSVKYHEPEFWKFGETGNKYFRHATGQIYAISKELATYIANNKPILHKYANEDVSLGAWLIGLEVEHIDDRNMCCGTPPECEWKAQAGNVCVASFDWSCSGICKSVERIKHVHAKCSESPATLWGALV, from the exons ATGAAGAACCGAAACAGAGGCAAAGTCTCACCTAATTGGATTGCTATTCTTTGTATTTTCAGCTTTGCTCTTGGCATGCTTTTCTCTAATCG attttctGGGAAAATTTTGGGCGATCATTTCAATCACTCTGATGCATATTTGACCTTTGTGGATTTTAATGTTCTGTTTTGGTTGAAACAATTTGATTTTCTTGAGTATCTATACATATTTCTATTTCTTGACTATTTTGTTTGTGGTGATCATTGCATAATTAGAGTTTGGACTCCCCCAGAATCAGATGGAAGGATCATGTTTGGAAGGCGCCATAAACAAGAAATAGACTTGGCTTCTGTTTCTGACGATTGTGATACCAAAAATAGCCAG AAGGAGGATATAGTGGGAGAGTTTAACAAAGCCCAAGTAGCTATCCA CTCGTTGGATAATTCAATTGCTAAGATTCAAAGTGAGCTACCTTCAATTAGGAGAACTGAAGCGGTTCCTTCTACAAGCGCAGATTCTGAAAGAAATGGGACAAGAAAGAAGGCATTTATGGTAATTGGAATAAACACTGCCTTCAGTAGTAGAAGGAGGCGCGATTCTATTAGAGAAACCTGGATGCCTCAAG GTGAAAAACTACTTAGattagagcaagaaaaggggatcATTGTGCGCTTCATGATCGGCCACAG TGCAACATCAAATAGCATTTTAGATCGAGCCATTGATAGTGAAGACGATCAGCATAAGGACATTCTTCGACTT GATCACATAGAAGGTTATCATGAGTTATCTGCAAAGACCAAAGCTTTCTTCTCGGCTGGAGTTGCAAAATGGGATGCTGAGTTCTATGTAAAGGTTGATGATGATGTTCACGTCAATTTAG GTACACTAGCTGCAACTCTTGCCAGGCACAGGTTAAAACCCAGGGTGTATACAGGATGCATGAAATCGGGGCCAGTTCTATATAAAAA GAGTGTTAAGTACCATGAACCTGAGTTCTGGAAATTTGGAGAGACGGGAAATAAGTACTTCCGACATGCAACCGGACAGATATATGCCATCTCAAAAGAACTGGCAACCTACATTGCCAACAACAA ACCTATTCTGCATAAATACGCAAATGAAGATGTGTCACTCGGTGCATGGTTGATTGGTCTAGAAGTTGAGCACATAGATGATCGTAACATGTGCTGTGGAACTCCTCCTG AATGTGAATGGAAAGCACAAGCAGGTAATGTTTGTGTGGCATCATTTGATTGGAGCTGCAGTGGAATTTGCAAATCAGTCGAAAGAATTAAGCACGTGCACGCAAAATGCAGCGAAAGTCCTGCTACTTTATGGGGTGCTCTCGTATAG
- the LOC107831641 gene encoding beta-1,3-galactosyltransferase 7 isoform X2 — MKNRNRGKVSPNWIAILCIFSFALGMLFSNRVWTPPESDGRIMFGRRHKQEIDLASVSDDCDTKNSQKEDIVGEFNKAQVAIHSLDNSIAKIQSELPSIRRTEAVPSTSADSERNGTRKKAFMVIGINTAFSSRRRRDSIRETWMPQGEKLLRLEQEKGIIVRFMIGHSATSNSILDRAIDSEDDQHKDILRLDHIEGYHELSAKTKAFFSAGVAKWDAEFYVKVDDDVHVNLGTLAATLARHRLKPRVYTGCMKSGPVLYKKSVKYHEPEFWKFGETGNKYFRHATGQIYAISKELATYIANNKPILHKYANEDVSLGAWLIGLEVEHIDDRNMCCGTPPECEWKAQAGNVCVASFDWSCSGICKSVERIKHVHAKCSESPATLWGALV, encoded by the exons ATGAAGAACCGAAACAGAGGCAAAGTCTCACCTAATTGGATTGCTATTCTTTGTATTTTCAGCTTTGCTCTTGGCATGCTTTTCTCTAATCG AGTTTGGACTCCCCCAGAATCAGATGGAAGGATCATGTTTGGAAGGCGCCATAAACAAGAAATAGACTTGGCTTCTGTTTCTGACGATTGTGATACCAAAAATAGCCAG AAGGAGGATATAGTGGGAGAGTTTAACAAAGCCCAAGTAGCTATCCA CTCGTTGGATAATTCAATTGCTAAGATTCAAAGTGAGCTACCTTCAATTAGGAGAACTGAAGCGGTTCCTTCTACAAGCGCAGATTCTGAAAGAAATGGGACAAGAAAGAAGGCATTTATGGTAATTGGAATAAACACTGCCTTCAGTAGTAGAAGGAGGCGCGATTCTATTAGAGAAACCTGGATGCCTCAAG GTGAAAAACTACTTAGattagagcaagaaaaggggatcATTGTGCGCTTCATGATCGGCCACAG TGCAACATCAAATAGCATTTTAGATCGAGCCATTGATAGTGAAGACGATCAGCATAAGGACATTCTTCGACTT GATCACATAGAAGGTTATCATGAGTTATCTGCAAAGACCAAAGCTTTCTTCTCGGCTGGAGTTGCAAAATGGGATGCTGAGTTCTATGTAAAGGTTGATGATGATGTTCACGTCAATTTAG GTACACTAGCTGCAACTCTTGCCAGGCACAGGTTAAAACCCAGGGTGTATACAGGATGCATGAAATCGGGGCCAGTTCTATATAAAAA GAGTGTTAAGTACCATGAACCTGAGTTCTGGAAATTTGGAGAGACGGGAAATAAGTACTTCCGACATGCAACCGGACAGATATATGCCATCTCAAAAGAACTGGCAACCTACATTGCCAACAACAA ACCTATTCTGCATAAATACGCAAATGAAGATGTGTCACTCGGTGCATGGTTGATTGGTCTAGAAGTTGAGCACATAGATGATCGTAACATGTGCTGTGGAACTCCTCCTG AATGTGAATGGAAAGCACAAGCAGGTAATGTTTGTGTGGCATCATTTGATTGGAGCTGCAGTGGAATTTGCAAATCAGTCGAAAGAATTAAGCACGTGCACGCAAAATGCAGCGAAAGTCCTGCTACTTTATGGGGTGCTCTCGTATAG